DNA from Halomonas sp. GFAJ-1:
TTCTTCAGCGGCGGGTGGCATGGTGTAGGCGGATAGCACCCAGCCACGCTCGCGCACTTTGGCGGACACGTCGAACTCATTAAAATTGCTGTACTGCTCTTTAAGCGTAAGGGCGACCACAGGGATGCGTTGGGTCTCATTCATGATGGTGAAGTAGCCACTGTCTATCAGCAGGTCGCGCAGATACTGAGAGTTCTCGACCGTTTTGGTCATGATGCGCTGATAGCCATCAAACCCCAGTCGTATGAAGCCATAGTATTGCAAAGCGATCTGAACGGCATTGCGCGAGAAGTTAAGCGTTGCTGTAGGCATCTCCCCGCCCAGGTAGTTCACATAAAAAATTAGATCCTTATTAAAGACCTCTTTTTCACGGAATATCACCCATCCAAGACCAGGCGGTACAAGCCCAAATTTATGTCCAGAAGCATTGATGGACTTTACACGGGGAAGGCGGAAATCCCATTCATATTCCGGGTAACAGAAGGGGTTAACAAACCCACCTGAGGCGCCATCGATATGCATAGGAATAGAGATGCCCGTGCGCTTCTCATAGTCATCTAGCCAGTCATGAATTTCCTGAATATCATCATCTTCACCGGTGAAGGTCTGACCCGCAATCGCCACAACGCATATCGTATTTTCATCGACATACTCTTCAAGATGCTCGGCGGTCAGGCGGTAGTTGCCAGGTTTGAGGGGCACGATTCTTGGTTCAACGTCGAAATAGCGAAGGAATTTTTTCCACACAATTTGGACATTTCCGCCTGTGACCATATTCGGGCGTGTTGTGTCTTTACCAGCCTTTTCCCGGGCCTGTCGCCAGTTCCATTTATGAGCAAGCCCTGCAAGCATGCAGGCTTCGGATGAGCCGACGGTAGCCGCGCCGTAGGGCTCAACATCCTGTGGGCCGTTCCACAGCGTATGCAGCCACTTCACCATTCGGCGTTCCATGTTGAACAGTTGTGGATACATATCGTGGTCGATATGGTTTTTAAGAATGTGTTCTTTGGCTAGCTCGACCTCTTCCGGCTCCATAAATGTTGTAACAAAGGATGACAGGTTCATCTCCGGGCGAGCATCTGTCCATGCTTCACTGTTAACAATCGCTTTAGCAGCACGTGGATGAATACCTTGGCGTGGCATATGATCTTCAGGGACTTCCATGTTAAACATATCCCAAGGCGACATTTTGCTTGATTCAGTATGGTTCTGATCACTCATTTCTGCTCTCTCCATGATGTCTTTCTGTAAAGATAAGCCTAAGGCTATCGAAATTTAAAGTTTTTTTATTCAAAAATAAATTATTATTTGGCTTCTCTTTGATGATTGTTTTAGCTTGCTATCTTTTTGGTAGGATTTTTTTATCCTGAATGTAGGAAAGGAAATGATTTTTTTGTTATAAAAATTATTTTTCTTATAATCTGCGAGCGCTGCTATAGAGATGCTGCTTAAATTTTATTGCGTGGATCTGTAGCGTAGTTGTATTGTAAATAAAAACTAAATTAAGCATTGATGGCGATTTTTGACGACTAGCGTTAAATATGAGGTAACGTTAAATTAACGCTAGCAGGGAGCGAACAAGACGATGGTTAATTATTTAGTTGAGTGGATACCGACCACTCTTCGCAATCATCAGGAGCTGGCGATTTTTATTACGTTAGCAGTCGGCTACTGGATCGGAGCGAGACGGTTTGGATCATTTAGCCTTGGCGCTGTAACGGGAACGCTGCTGACCGGTATTGTGGTTGGGCAACTAGGTATTGATATATCAGATCAGATTAAGTCTATCTTTTTTATTATGTTTCTATTTGCCGTTGGTTTTGGCGTGGGGCCGCAGTTTGTTAGAGGTATCGCCTCTGATGGCTTGCCTCAAGCACTGTTTGCTGTGGTGGTTTGTTGCGTCATCTTGGCCTGTGTTGCAGGAGCCGCCATGGTAGCGGGATACGGCCCGGGTCTGGCCGCTGGCTTACTGGCAGGCTCACAAACGATCTCCGCTTCTATCGGTATTGCGACGGATGCGATGGCGCGCACTGGTATGTCGCCAGAGCAAATAGCTGACCAAGAAAATCTCATTCCCGTTGCCTACGCCATTACCTATATTTTTGGCACCGTTGGAACAGGCTGGATATTGGCGTATCTGGGGCCAAAACTGCTGCGCGTTGATATCGCGGCGGAGTGCGCGCGTTATGAGCGCGAGCACTCCATTGGAGCACCTTCAGGAGGAATGGGAAGTGCCTGGCATCAGCATGAAATTCGCGCATTTCGAATTCCTGCAGGTGGTCGCGTGGAGGGAATGACCCTTGCCCAGGCTGAGGCGGCAGCCGGCGAGCGGCTATTTATTGAAGGGGTGCGCCAACATAATCAGGTTGTCGAGCCTACCCCCGACCTGGTGTTGAAAGCAGGCGATGTAGTGGCTGTTTCCGGTCGTCGGCAAGCGCTGGTAGCGCTATCAAATATGACCGAAGAAGTTGAAGATCGGGCGCTTATTGATATCCCTGTGGAGGCTGTGGATGTTTTGGTAACCGCTAAATCCGTTGATGGTTGTCAATTGATTGAACTTGCCAAGGAGCCTTTTGCCCGCGGTGTCTACTTAAACAGCGTTCGCCGTGGCTCGGCTGGTGTAGAGGTGCCGATACTGGCGCAAACCAAGCTCCATCGGGGTGATATCGTGCGCATCACGGGTACCGCTACCCATACTGCGAGAGTGGTTGAAGCGCTTGGCTATGCAGATAGGCCAGCCACAATCACTAACATGGTATTAGTGGGGCTTGGGATCTGTGTCGGGGGGCTAATAGGCTCGCTGATTCTACCTCTCCACGGGGTGCCGATTACGCTTGGAACTTCTGGCGGTGCGTTGATAGCGGGTATTATTTTGGGCTGGTATCGCACGGTGAACCCAAGAGTGGGCAATGTGCCAGAGTCAACACTCTGGTTTATGAACTCGGTGGGCCTTAACGTCTTTATTGCGGTGGTGGGCATTAGTGCTGGTCCTACTTTTATTGCAGGCCTTCAGCAGGCGGGGTTCGGTATTTTCTTTGCAGGCCTATTTGCAACGGGTATGCCCATGGTACTTGCGCCTCTAATTGGTAAGTATATTTTCCGCTTTGATCCTGCTATTAATCTTGGCTGCTGTGGTGGTGCTCGAACGTCCACCGCTTCTGGTGCCATGGTGTCAGAGGTGGCCAAAAGCAACGTACCTATGCTTGGTTACACCGTACCTTACGCAGTTTCCAACACGCTGCTAACGCTATGGGGGCTCGCTATTGTCTTGCTTCTCAATATTGGGTCAGGGGGATGAGTAGTGCTGACGCTTAATAGGTTGTTAACTGCTGCGATGATTGTAAGGCACGTTTTTAAGCAACTGACCCTAGGGAGCGTGGCGCTTGTGCTGC
Protein-coding regions in this window:
- a CDS encoding glutamate decarboxylase; this encodes MSDQNHTESSKMSPWDMFNMEVPEDHMPRQGIHPRAAKAIVNSEAWTDARPEMNLSSFVTTFMEPEEVELAKEHILKNHIDHDMYPQLFNMERRMVKWLHTLWNGPQDVEPYGAATVGSSEACMLAGLAHKWNWRQAREKAGKDTTRPNMVTGGNVQIVWKKFLRYFDVEPRIVPLKPGNYRLTAEHLEEYVDENTICVVAIAGQTFTGEDDDIQEIHDWLDDYEKRTGISIPMHIDGASGGFVNPFCYPEYEWDFRLPRVKSINASGHKFGLVPPGLGWVIFREKEVFNKDLIFYVNYLGGEMPTATLNFSRNAVQIALQYYGFIRLGFDGYQRIMTKTVENSQYLRDLLIDSGYFTIMNETQRIPVVALTLKEQYSNFNEFDVSAKVRERGWVLSAYTMPPAAEEVRSLRIVVRPHLNKNVLKGLANDIINACKWLEEYGGNSKPPELHTHAATAYKVAPSKC
- a CDS encoding aspartate-alanine antiporter, translated to MVNYLVEWIPTTLRNHQELAIFITLAVGYWIGARRFGSFSLGAVTGTLLTGIVVGQLGIDISDQIKSIFFIMFLFAVGFGVGPQFVRGIASDGLPQALFAVVVCCVILACVAGAAMVAGYGPGLAAGLLAGSQTISASIGIATDAMARTGMSPEQIADQENLIPVAYAITYIFGTVGTGWILAYLGPKLLRVDIAAECARYEREHSIGAPSGGMGSAWHQHEIRAFRIPAGGRVEGMTLAQAEAAAGERLFIEGVRQHNQVVEPTPDLVLKAGDVVAVSGRRQALVALSNMTEEVEDRALIDIPVEAVDVLVTAKSVDGCQLIELAKEPFARGVYLNSVRRGSAGVEVPILAQTKLHRGDIVRITGTATHTARVVEALGYADRPATITNMVLVGLGICVGGLIGSLILPLHGVPITLGTSGGALIAGIILGWYRTVNPRVGNVPESTLWFMNSVGLNVFIAVVGISAGPTFIAGLQQAGFGIFFAGLFATGMPMVLAPLIGKYIFRFDPAINLGCCGGARTSTASGAMVSEVAKSNVPMLGYTVPYAVSNTLLTLWGLAIVLLLNIGSGG